The following are encoded in a window of Longimicrobium sp. genomic DNA:
- a CDS encoding alpha/beta hydrolase family protein, which translates to MMTSGLVLLPLLLGACGPAARRTSGMRGAFDYDARPAPAVRIAGTETRDGVSIHDVEYAGLDGEPVRAYLVIPRTAGRAPGLVYTHPAPGSRTTYLDEAVEMGRRGVASLVLDAPWSREAFWLPLFKDGAADLQRYTGVVVGLRRAVDVLAARPEVDAARIGYVGHSFGAAFGGALVGAEPRIRAAVLIAGPSSFTEIAAVNNPELTGEARDRYAREMAPIDPVNHVGRAAGRPVLFQFPRQEQYFAEATFLRYAAAAGDPKEVRWYDGDHYLKSSAARDERIAWLLQRLGGR; encoded by the coding sequence GGCATGCGCGGCGCCTTCGACTACGACGCCCGCCCGGCGCCGGCCGTGCGGATCGCCGGCACCGAAACGCGCGACGGGGTCTCCATCCACGACGTGGAATATGCCGGCCTGGATGGCGAGCCGGTCCGCGCGTACCTCGTGATTCCGCGGACGGCTGGCCGCGCCCCGGGGCTCGTCTACACGCACCCGGCGCCGGGTAGCCGCACCACGTACCTGGACGAGGCCGTGGAGATGGGGCGCCGCGGCGTCGCCTCGCTGGTGCTGGATGCGCCGTGGTCCAGGGAAGCCTTCTGGCTGCCGCTGTTCAAGGATGGGGCGGCGGACCTGCAACGCTACACGGGCGTGGTGGTGGGATTGCGCCGCGCGGTAGACGTGCTCGCCGCCCGCCCCGAGGTGGACGCGGCGCGGATCGGGTACGTGGGGCACAGCTTCGGCGCGGCGTTTGGCGGGGCGCTCGTGGGGGCGGAGCCGCGCATCCGGGCGGCCGTGCTGATCGCGGGGCCGTCCAGCTTCACCGAGATCGCCGCGGTCAACAACCCGGAGCTCACGGGAGAGGCGCGCGACCGGTACGCGCGGGAGATGGCGCCGATCGATCCCGTGAACCACGTCGGGCGAGCGGCGGGTCGGCCGGTGCTGTTCCAGTTCCCACGGCAGGAACAGTACTTCGCCGAGGCCACGTTCCTCCGGTATGCCGCCGCCGCGGGGGATCCGAAGGAGGTGCGGTGGTACGATGGTGATCACTACCTGAAGTCGTCCGCCGCGCGCGACGAGCGGATCGCCTGGCTGTTGCAGCGGCTCGGCGGGCGCTAG